The sequence below is a genomic window from Gossypium hirsutum isolate 1008001.06 chromosome A11, Gossypium_hirsutum_v2.1, whole genome shotgun sequence.
CTCAGGCTCGACTTGATCCaaaaaaataggcttaaaattttacttaaatttagcttaaataaaaaagttaaaactcGAGCTCGGCCTAGTCTaccaatgttaaaatttttaataatattaaaataaatgttcctcaacaaattaaaaataaataaataaaaaaagtctttatacttaaataatactaatatagatgcaacttaataagCATATGTCTTTAAAATAgcagtaaaattaacaataaaataagaattatacaatatctaaataataacaataaaataataaaatgacagtaaaattgtgaaaaaatagcAACAACTTTTGTTTGCAAATTTGGGCCGAACTGAGCTCAGACCAAAACTCGAGAGGacttatttttttgtcaaatctattttttaagcttatatttttacctaaattcTTTCACTTTTCAAACGAGCCTTCAAATCAGGTTAAGTGACCCAACCCATGATCAGGTTTAGTTTATATCTATCACCCTTTTTATCTAtcctaataattaaaaaaatactacaagtactttttatatgaattttcGTGATTAATCTACATGCCTTTCATTTGGATAATTCTCTTTGGAGGTAATATATAAATATGTCCGTACTTAATTTGATGGTTAAAAGCTATTCACCCATATTTTTTACGTAAGTTTGAATGTAATAAATAGATATTTCTAGCATGTGTGTGAGTATAATTTCTTAccaaaaaacttataaaaaaaaatccttttacttctattttaagaaattatttttaaatttaatttcattcaaaatatcacaaatccCATTGGTACAAAACAAATCAATATTCTGTACAAGTTATTTATGCCGTGAGAGTGAGACTAACAACTCAACAATCTTAGGCGTTAACGGCACCTAAAAAAGTTCATTTATTAACTTTCTATTGTTAAATTACAACTTAATTTCCAACCAAACACATTTCAtcgaaaaaaaaaaattcaacctttTCGATTCTTTTCATTACTCTCGAGGATTAAGCAAAATCTAGAAAATGggttctatttttcaatttttataattagaaagataaaaaaaaaaagagagaacagTAAAATATAAGACTTTGGACTTTaaagttgaagaaaagaaaaagaaaaagaagatatatacatatattatatatggaAAGATGTCCCACGAAAGTTCTTGAAGTGGGGGGTGGGTCCTCCCTCAAGGTTTCAGAAATCACGTGCGTTTCATTCGCACGTGAATTCCGGTCTGATCACCGTAATCATCATCCACAACCCGATACCCGACCAAAAAGCTACCTAAAAAACCCGAACccgaaaaaaaaaaaatcaattacaaacCCTTTGATTCGCTCGGTGAAACTGCCGAAGCCACGGAGCGTCTTGAATCCCACGATCATCATCGCGCCCTCGGTTCTGGCAATCCAACGGCTCTAATTTAATAATCTCACTTCCACCGGGCTGTTGCAGTTGTAATTGCGTTTCGTCTGCTGCCGTCGCCGCTTCCGTCGCTACGCCTTCTCCTTCTTCCCTGGCGCGCTTTGCCGCTCCTCCTATAGGAACGCCGAATAACCTCGGACTCGTTTCTTCTTCGACTGATTCTCCGCATGATAACCGCTTCGCCGGCAAGAAATCTAGCGGTTTGTGCACCGGAGAAATGTTCTCCGACTGAGAACTTGCGTAATTCGACATCAAACTGAATATATTATTGCACAAACTCTTCATCtctgataattgtttgttaagcTGCACGTTCTCTTTCCTCAATTTTTCGTTTTCTTTCATGAGCTCGGCCATAACGGTTCCTGCTTGGTTCAGCCTTGAAGGCGATGAGGCCGATGAAATGACTGGAGATTGCTCGTCTCCAGAATTCGACGGTGATATAATAGGCTTCGCCATTGGAATCGCCGCAACCGTCACCGGAGCCACCGTAACAGCTGCTGCTGTTGGCGACGACAACTTCCGCCGCTGGATTTCGCACAAAAGTCGCTTTTCACCTCGTCGAAAATAATCGTTAGAGAATTCCCATCGATCGGGCACCACTTTTCTAAATCCCTAAAACAATTaacaaaaaatcaacaaaaatatataaaagaattgcACGCTtagaatataagaaaaataagattaaatttgaGAGATTCTTCTATTTGGCTCACATAAGTATTGAGTTGACGAACAAAACTAGAGAAATTGTTATGCTTGAAATATTTAGGAAGCAAATCACGAGCAAACACCGTGGGATTCCAAACGATAAAAGTAGATCCGTCGTCGTTCCACGAAATCACGTCGTCAATCGTGTGATCATCAACCAATTGATACGTTTTAGTCAAGAACGGTGTAGGTATAGACCTTTGTGATTCCGCCGTTCCCGTCGTTGCATCTCCGTTTTGCTCCACCGGCGGCGGAGCCATCAGAGACAACAATTAATAATTCCTTAAAGAAGGTGTTTGCTTCGTTCACCAGAGATGAGAAATCTGATTGTTAAATTCTAGAAAGTTCAAATTTTATGATGATTGCGGAAACAGATAAGGGGAAATAGAATACAAAAATGAgcgaaaggaaaaaaaaattacaaaggaAAAGTGAATGGAACagaagaagaagagaggaaaGAACGAGAAGCTACGTTACGTCTCGTCGAGAAACTTCCCTGTCGATGTTATTCTTTATACGTGGCAtcgcttttttttctttttgtcaagtaaattatttttactaccaTAAATTATTACTTCTGTTGAGGACCAAAATGACTTGTttgaaaaaagaatttttaaaaagtattaataTAGAATTACATTTGACCCAtcttatataaaaaatagatacattagtctatttatattatattaaaaagaaaattagcactcttattaaaaaatttatcaatttttattgttcaaattgaattattatacatcaaaataataTACACGTAACAACTGtcaatcatattattttttattagtaaaaataaatgaaattactAATATATAGGATTGATTCACTCTTTAATTTAACGTACAAGGATCGATTTGTTCAGTTTTTGAGTAAAaaagacaaaatgcaatctgactacTAGTACAAAtgactttataatatttttaccaaaagaattatattatttaaaagaaCATATTTCAGCTTTGAATACTAAAAATAGTTTCCTAattcattttttgagtaaaagctTATTCGTATTAAAAATGAAAGGTCAAGTACATCGAAACTTacaattagaataattaaatctAGAAACTGACAACAAAATAGATTTGCCAACATGCCTCAAAATGGAATTGTCCTCTCCCAATACTTGTCGACCAATAATTCTTGTATTCGTATTTACTAAAATAGGATAATGATATAAGATTGTATAATTGAGATGAGTAAGAGAATAACTAGGAAAAACCTCACACCACGCAGAGTTTGCAACATCCTTATATAATCTTACCCTGATGTttgttttggtaaaattacctctTTCCCATGTGAAGCATCTTTCTTGATACCCCATATTAGTCGAGTTACAGAAATCAAGCATTGAACGAGAGTCCCCCATAAGATGATCATCTCATACTCGACCACCTTCTTTTTTCCCATGAAGAGAATATGTCATTGAAATTCCTACGACCATCTAGGGTAAACTTTGATCTTGACCCAATTGTCACAAAAGATTCCAAGACTTCGATATTGGTCTATAATTTGGAGCACCTTAACAACTTGTAAGCCTCCATCTTATACCCATTGAGTCCTTTATTACTTCAACATTAATATGCGATCAAGATAAGGTCCTAAGTGTGATATTATTATCCTATTTCCATCCCATAGTCAACTCTCCATGTAACCCCTTGGCCGAAATATCAATACCAAATCCAAAACCACATCTCCTTTGAATCCATTTCATCCTTTTAACATCcaacttagttttaattaaaaacacaacCTAGGGATTAATCTTATTCAACATATGTTGAAACTTTTGAACTGACTATGAATTCCTCAAACCACGAACATTTCAACTTAAAATCCTCATCGAGCCTAGTTGACCTGCTTAATTAGCAAGTTCAGTTGATCTCGTAGATTGGCTCGCATTAATAAGCTCACCTAAAATCTTGTTCGAATCCTTGTGGAAAGAAACTGGCGAGACGTTAGAATTTGATCTGGGTCTCTTTTTACCGTTTGCATTTGATATTTGGCTATCTTCGTGCATAACGTTTCCATTCATTCCCTTCGGCCCAACCTAATATCCATCCAATCTACTCGCTAAATTAATTCCAAGATTGAAGCACATTCCCTCCATGAAATTAGGGATATAAATATCCCTAGATTCCCTCCCTCTCTTATTTAAACCTTTTAAATTTACTTCTCGAAAATCACCTTCTTCCCTTAGCCATATGCTTATTCCGACAGTCGCCCGACAGGGAACCACCTTGAGTGAAATATCCTATTCCAATGGCACTTATTTTTTTCCCGTGAATGATTTGCATTGGGCAAAACATTTTGCCATGACCAAGACGACCACGTAGAAAACAAAATAATGTCAACTTTTCATACTTCAAATTCACATAGATTTGCTTTGATTGCGAAAGAACtagttttttttctccttttgaatGGCTGACACACATTCATCCTCACTCGAATTCTCATATAACTCCGAACACTATTAAAAATAGATTTGGCATCATAATCAATAAACCTCCCAATGAAATTGCCAATTTGCTTGGCTATTGTTTTAGATATTAAGCCATGCGGAAGATCACGAACTTGAActtagaaattgaagaaaaataaaggaaCCCCTAACGGGCCTTCCCCATCCTTAAGCTTGTGAAAAACAAGAAGATGgctattggaacccacccattgtttgaaaagtcaaaaagggtgggcaccgaaagtagaaagtaaaattggttggcaagttgggttaaaagttggcatgggataattgcaattttggtccctaattgtatagggacattgcaagttgatccttgaacctcaactataaataggcctaaccatttcttactttcttcatcccacacttgccattctctacttaaggcaattgttctctctccctatttgtaaactttcacttgtatttttggagtgaaatatatttggtagtgcccgaggacgtaggcaaaatttgctgaacctcgttaaaattctagtgttctttatttttgttctgcatattttgcaagtgtcattgtagtgatttattgtgctattaaattacgatagagggatattctggctaggaaagatctggtatgtaagcgatcctcgtgatccacctctctttcctgggaattgaacttagtgtgatttttcagtacaataattttactctttcacacgcttccgcgcaataattggtaccagagccaggttcgtacttggggaatacgaccgtttacggtactattcacgtatacggcactattcacgtatacagtactgttcacgtatacagtagttgggattgaggagaaaaatggcagcagcatcgtcatcagcaaagactactgtgacaaatgcaaaatttgaagtagagaaatttgacggtaccaataattttggtatgtggcagtgtgagatcctggatgtcttatgtcagcaagagctggatatagcccttgaagaaaaacctgacaagatggatgacaaggagtgggccaagatcaatagacaggcgtgtggtacaatccgcctatgtttggccaaagagcagaagtactccgtcatgagggagacatcagcgaagaagctgtgggatacattggaagaaaagtttctaacgaaaagtcttgaaaataggctttatatgaaaaagaaactttttcggttcacgtatgcacccggtatgtcgatgaatgaccatgtgaactcattcaataaaattttagcagacttgctaaatttggatgagaaatttgaagatgaagacaaggcattattgttgttgaattcccttcctgatgaatatgatcatcttaccaccacattgcttcatgggaaagattcaatcacatttgatgcagtctgtagtgcgttgtatagatctgagactcgaaagaaagataaaagagatcacagagatacaactgcagaagtcttaacagtaagaggtcgttcacacagcagcaaacctggtagaaggggtaagtccaaagggagacccgccaaagatgaatgtgccttttgtcgtgagaaagggcattggaaaaagaattgtcctaagttacaaaagggcaagtctatttctaatgcatgtgtagcggagcatgatgaggagtcagactttagcttggttggcatggcaatggcatgtcaaacggatgagtggatattggattcgggatgtacttaccatatgtgtcctaataaggactggttttctagtcttgaagaactagaaggtggagttgtttttatgggcaatgatagtgcctgtaagacaatgggtgtaggtacaatcaaattgaagaaccatgacggctcaatccaagttctgacagatgttcgctatgtacccagcttgaagaaaaatctcatctcattaggggccctagaatctaaagggctcacaatcactttgaaagatggattactaaaggtagtagctggggtattgacggtgatgaaaggcactagaagaaataacttgtactatttaaatggaagtacagttattggatcaacatcaacagcttctgtgAAAGAtacagattcagaggctaccaggttatggcataggcgattgggacatgctggtgaaaaagctttgcagactttggcgaagcaaggcttgttgaaaggtgcaaattcttgcaaattggaattctgtgaacattgtgttctgggcaagcagacgagggtaaaatttggttcagcaattcacaatacgaaaggaattctggactatgttcacagtgatgtgtggggacctaccaaagtggcttctttgggaggtatgcactattttgtcacttttcttgatgattattcaagaaaagtatgggtgtatctaatgaaaagaaaaaatgaagttttggatgcatttctgaagtggaagaagatggtggagactcagacaggtcgaaaggtcaaacgacttcgatcagataatggtactgagtacaaaaatgatccatttctacaagtatgtcaagatgagggcattgtgcgacacttcactgttcgagatacaccacagcagaatggggtggcagaacgcatgaatcggactatactggagaaagttcgatgtatgttgtccaatgctggattgggcaaggaattttgggctgaggcagttacatatgcgtgccatctaattaaccgattgccatcagctgcaataaatggaaaaactcctatggagatgtggactggtaaacctgctactgattatgattctttacatgtttttggttccactgcatattatcatgtaaaagaatctaagttagacccaagagcaaagaaagcattattcatgggtataactggtggtgtaaaaggataccgtctctggtgtcctgatacaaggaagattgttttcagtagagatgtaacttttgatgaatcaaccatgatgaagaacgaggattcacaaaaggatgacaaaaccagtagtactttgcagcaggtggagtttgaaaaggttaatgatgatccagctaatattgaaagaacaaatgatgaagaagtttcgacccaagaacttctacagcaacaagattcaattgcatataggaggccaagaagagagattcgtaagcctgctcgctttgatgatatggtggcctatgcacttccaattgcagatgatgatgttccttccacttacacagaagcaataagtaactctgatggtgtaaagtggaagcaagctatgaatgaagaaatgcagtctcttcataaaaataggacttgggagttggtgagactgcccaagggaaagaaggcaattggatgcaaatgggtatatgcaaagaaggaaggatttcctggtaaaaatgaaattcgatacaaggctagattggtagcaaagggttacgctcagaaagaaggaatagactacaatgaagtgttttctccagttgtgaagcattcgtctattcgaattttgctagccttggttgcgcaatatgatcttgaactagttcagcttgatgtgaagacagcatttttacacggtgatttggaagaggaaatctatatgactcagcctgatggattcaatgttgctgataaagaaaattgggtttgcaaactgacaaagtcgctttatggattgaaacaatctccgaggcagtggtacaagcgatttgatcaattcatgaaagggcaaaggtacacaagaagtaaatttgatcattgcgtatattttcagaagctacaagaaggaactttcatatacttgctcttatatgttgatgatatgctgatagcatctaagagcaaagttgagattgagagattgaagactcaactcaatctcgagtttgagatgaaagatctaggtgaagctaagaagattcttggcatggaaatatgtagagatagagctcatggcagagttagcttgtctcagaagcagtatttgaagaaagtactacagcagtttggcatgaacgagcagaccaaacctgtaagtacctcgttggcttctcatttcaagctttctgcacaactatccccttcgacgaatacggaacgagaatacatgttgcaagttccgtattctaatgcagtgggtagcttgatgtatgcaatggtgtgtacaagatccgacatttcacaggcagttagtatagtgagcaggtatatgcataatcctggaaaaggacattggcaagctgtgaaatggattctacggtatattcagaagaccgtggatgttggattactgttcaagcaggataatacacttggtaaaggtgttattgggtacgttgattctgactatgccggtgatttggacaagcgaagatcaaccaccggttatgtgtttacacttgctggaggaccaataagttggaagtctacactacagtctacagttgcattgtcaaccacagaagctgagtacatggctgtaacagaggctgtaaaggaggctatttggttacaaggtatagctaaaaccttggggttggttcaggagcatattaacgtgtattgtgatagtcaaagtgctattcatttagcaaagaatcaagtctatcatgcacatacaaaacatatcgacgtacgattccattttgtgcgggaaattattcaagaggggaaaatttgtcttcagaagatcaagactgcaaataatcccgcagatatgatgaccaaggtggtaacagcaaccaagttcgaacattgtttgaacttgattaatatcctgcaagtttaacagttgaagaaggcactatcaagtattgttgtcaaaggcagaaagaattgtgtgaagataagattatcctaatcaaatcttcaaggtggagattattggaacccacccattgtttgaaaagtcaaaaagggtgggcaccgaaagtagaaagtaaaattggttggcaagttgggttaaaagttggcatgggataattgcaattttggtccctaattgtatagggacattgcaagttgatccttgaacctcaactataaataggcctaaccatttcttactttcttcatcccacacttgccattctctacttaaggcaattgttctctctccctatttgtaaactttcacttgtatttttggagtgaaatatatttggtagtgcccgaggacgtaggcaaaatttgctgaacctcgttaaaattctagtgttctttatttttgttctgcatattttgcaagtgtcattgtagtgatttattgtgctattaaattacgatagagggatattctggctaggaaagatctggtatgtaagcgatcctcgtgatccacctctctttcctgggaattgaacttagtgtgatttttcagtacaataattttactctttcacacgcttccgcgcaacaatggCTGTTAAACTTGCATAGAGCAGCATCTATTACTCGATCCAGATCTACTAGGTAATAAAACTGAAATAAAAATCTCTTTTCTTCCACTTAGCGTCATtaaacccccccccccccaaaggGTGCAAAAAATTCGCTAAAGTTGTTTGCATAGATTGGAAACTTACTATgctaataattaaaaaacaccCCACCAAATATAAATCATTTGGTAAATCAGAAACTGAAGAGTCGGAGTAAATTTGGCACGCCTCTTCCTTCCCATCATCCATATGCAAATCTGCTAAAGCTGTTTCATTCCCTGCACTTAACATCCAAGAAATTCCTCTAAGTTAGAAAAAGCTGGAAGCataaaaaccaaagaaaaagggacaaaataatttgaaaacccACATACGATATTTCCtaattcatttcttttaattctatgGTTTTATAATTAAGTATATATAATAGTGTTTGTTTAAACATAGTATCATATGTTTCCATAGTTTAATTGGTACCATACTTGGAACTACgtgatttatattatttaagttgGTGATTCCAGCTTACGCATTATacaaattaacataattttaataatgtaattattttaattttagaaatcagaggtcagaaagaaattaaaaaatttgtataaaaGGGTAATACAAGTCAATAGATTCATAAAACCAGCAATCACTTGTTGACTTATAATAAACAtacttatattaaaaaatatctatgatatatataaattataaatatataaacatttttcTTAAATATCTTCCTCAATAAGTTATTTGAATGggcaatgaaaaagaaaaggaaaatagaaaTGTCAAAAGGGCTATCCCACTAGATTGGATAGAATATACCTTCAATATTCCATCAATTATCAGAGGGTGATTTTAC
It includes:
- the LOC107924371 gene encoding heat stress transcription factor B-2a gives rise to the protein MAPPPVEQNGDATTGTAESQRSIPTPFLTKTYQLVDDHTIDDVISWNDDGSTFIVWNPTVFARDLLPKYFKHNNFSSFVRQLNTYGFRKVVPDRWEFSNDYFRRGEKRLLCEIQRRKLSSPTAAAVTVAPVTVAAIPMAKPIISPSNSGDEQSPVISSASSPSRLNQAGTVMAELMKENEKLRKENVQLNKQLSEMKSLCNNIFSLMSNYASSQSENISPVHKPLDFLPAKRLSCGESVEEETSPRLFGVPIGGAAKRAREEGEGVATEAATAADETQLQLQQPGGSEIIKLEPLDCQNRGRDDDRGIQDAPWLRQFHRANQRVCN